CCTTCAGTTTCCGTTTTTCCATTGGGGTCGTTAAGAAACACTACGTTGCACCCGGACATTTTTTTGTAGAAATCCCTGTCGCTTCTTATTTTCTTTGGCTCGAATATCGCCTGCTCGAGGCCTTCCCAGAAGAAAAACCAGCCGCCGGGCTCAAGGAGAATTATGAGAAAGTTTGTGATGAAATTCCTCTCGTCGTGGGTAAGTATTATGTAAGTTGCGGCAAGCATCATTACCACTCCCGCCACTATCATCAGGGCGCTCTTTTTGATTATGGAATTGTATTCTTGGGTCATTCGTTTGTTTCTTCTGCAGAAATATTCGCATAGCCGCTTTTTGATAATACCTTCCTCCGTTTCGTTTCTTTCGCTTTCTGGCACATAGACTTTTACTTCAAGAGGGTCGGGGGACTTTGCAAGGCAGGCCTTTTTGAGTTCGGAGATGAAATCTTCAGATAGCCCCCTCTTTGAGTTTGGCCGGGGGTCGAAATCGGAAAATATGTCTTCGTAGCTGTCAAGCCAGATTGCAATCTCGTGCAGGTGGTTGTCGCAGCAACTGCCTTCTTCGGGCTGCTTTTCCGGCTCTACAGGAACAGGCAAATTTGCTTCTGCCACAAATAAATATATTTTGAATAACTATATTGTTTTATCTGCTTTCCATATAATAGGGGGCCATATTGCGCTTAATCATAGCGGCTTTCTCTTTCTCATGCTTGTGGTTTTAAATCCCTGGCTGTCCCAGAATGCAAGGCCTTCCTTATTGTGGGCAGATACGCTTATTTCAGCATTGGGGGCTTTATTTTCTTTCATCCACTGGCAGGCCACATCAAGAAGCTTTTTTGCAAGACCTTGTCCTCTGCTTTTTCTCTCAACGTATATGCTGAAGATTTTTCCGGCAAGATTTTCCTGGAAGATTTTAGGACGGCACTCCAGGCATGCAGTAAGATAACCTACAACAGTGCTTTCTTCTTCTGCAACAAGCACTAAGCAGTTTTTGTCTGCAAGCAGCATTTCAAGGTAATGTTTGGTCTCCTTTTCGACAACGTCATTTTCTGCAAGGGTGTAAGCACTGTCCAGGGTTTCGTGCGTTCTGCTTAGCTTATTCTCAATTACAGACAAGGTTTCGATATCTCTGGATTCTGCCTTCCTGATTTTCATCTTCTCGTAATTTTTGTCTCCCTCTTCACGGTCAGCGCCTTAAGAAGCTCCTTTAGCTTTTCATCGGGGATGGGGCTGGTTATCTGGCCCTGCTGGTATGCCTGAAGCAGGTACATTTCCACCTGCTCTGCCAGGACGGGATTTCCAATCCTGACATTGGCCAGCCGTTCCCTTGCCTCTTTAGTCAGGCATTCCATAAGAAGGCGCCTTTTGAGTTCTTCAAGCTGCTCTTTTTGCTGCTGGAGTTTCATCTGTTCGAGGTACCGCGGGTCTATATTTTCATCCATAAATTTGTTTATAGGGTACTTTAATAATGGTTGTTTGGAATAAGGAGAAATGCCTTCGATGCGGCGGGTGTGTTGGCGTCTGCCCAAAGGCGGCTTTGGGCCTTAAGGAGAGCGGTCTTCTGGTGGATGTACAGAAATGCGTGAATTGCGGCATCTGCGCTTCATTTTGCCCCGTTAGAGCGCTTAAATTGGAATGAGGAAGTATTATTCTTTTTTTAAGGAATACCTTTATAGAGGATGGCAGATGTAATCGTCGTTGGAGGCGGCCCTGGAGGGGCAACTGTTGCAAAGGAAATTGCAAAGAATGGCTTTAGCGTGGCCCTTTACGAGAAGCGCCAGGAGATAGGCGCGCCCAAGAGGTGTGCTGAAGGGGTTGCACTTATTGACTTAAAAAACCTTGGTTTGGAAGTTCCCCAAAACTGCATTCGCCAGGGCATAAATGGCTCGGTTGCTTACGCCCCAAATGGAAATTCAATTGAGATGGCTTTTGATGAGATTGGAGGATACATCCTTGAAAGAAAAGTTTTTGACAAGTGGCTTTGCGAGGAGGCAGCAAGAGCGGGGGCGAAAATCCAGGCAAAAACAGACATAACCGAAGTAATTAAGGAAAATGGAAAGGTGTGTGGAGTAAAAGGCACATTTATGGGAGAGCCTTTTGAGGAGAGGTGCAAGGTACTAGTTGCAGCCGATGGGATTGAAAGCAGGGTTTCGAGAATGGCTGGACTTGACACTACCTGCAGCCCTCTTTTGACTGATTCCGGAGTCCAATTTGAGATGGCGGGTATAAAGATTAGCGACCCAAATAAGCTTCACCTGTTTTTTGGCACAAAAGTTGCCCCGAGAGGGTATGTGTGGATTTTCCCTAAAGGCAAAGATGTTGCAAATGTTGGTATTGGCATAATTGGCAGAAGCGATGTTCCTGCAATTGATTACCTGAAGCGGTTTATCGAGCAAAATGAGGGCCTGAAAAACGGGTCCATCCTTGAGGTAAATGCTGGCGGAATTCCAGTTGGGGGCCTACTGAAGAAGATGAACCTTGACAATTTTCTTGTTGTTGGCGACGCCGCCCATCAGGTAAGCCCTATTCATGGGGGAGGGATAGTTGAGGCCCAATATGCAGGAAGGATTGCGGGGGAAGTAATAATCGAAGCCCTGAAGAAAAATGACACCTCTGAAGAATCTCTTGAGTCCTATAACGCCCGATGGTGGGCTGAGCGGGGAAATGACCTGAAAAATATGGAAAAGATAAGGGAGCTTCTTGAAGTAATGTCTGATTGTGATCTGGACTTTTTGGCAGATAATCTCACACCAGAACACCTGCTGGAAATATCTATGGGAAAGGGGCTTGGCTTTCTTGCAAAAATTGTCATAAAGAGGCCTCAGCTTATGAAGTATATAGGCAAGCTGATTTAATCGTTATGCCCCGATGCTTGCATCGGTTGGATATTTCATTTAGTGGCTATAGCTGGTAACCGAAGAGTTAGTCTTGCTAATTACTATATATAGATATATTATGGCAGATCAGATTGCTTATGGCAATGAATCGAGCTCAATTTTGAAGAACACCTACAGCAATGCGGGAAAGGGATTTAGCGGCGCAGCGGCTTATGCAAGCCGGCTAGGAACAAAAAAGAAGATTGCTCTTGGAATCGGGGCGGCTGGAGCGGGCCTTGTGCTTGCTTATGCTATCCATAACCTTACGGGCTGGGACCCTACAGGTGCAATTGAAGGTCTTCCGGGAGGAGAAACGGTGGCCGAAGGAATGAGGACAGTTCACGACAAGATGGACCAGGCATACCTTGGAATAAAATCGGCGATTCCTGGCGGCCCGGAAGAAGCGGCAGCCCAGTCAGTTTCTGGAGTTGCAGACGCACCTTTGTCGCCAGAGGAGCATGAAAGGGTATTAAGGGCGCTTTCCGTTTCTTCAGGTAATGTGCCTGGTGCGGGGAAACTAGACACTGGCTTATACCAGGGGCTTTCCGGTTCGGAAAAGGTCTTGGATGGAATGTCTGATGAGATGCTGACTGCACACATTCAGGACACCTATGTAGGAGGGCATTCCATAACGGGGCTTGGAAACTATATGGTGCTTCACCCTGAAAGAGCGGATTTGATTATGGACAGCATGTTCCCTGAAGACCGTGAAGGCTTGATGAAGGCATATGAACTTAGCCTTGCCAAGGCAGGAGCAGAGAGCGCACTATGAAACGGCAGAACTTTAATGGGGCGGAATTTCTAAGGCAGGTTGGAATGGAGTACGACCACAAGGTCACGGTTTTGCTCAAGGCAATAGACCTTGCAGAAGAAACAAAAGATGTCCAGCGGCTTGTGGGCCTGAGAAGCGTAGCACTGTCCTGGGTCAGCTACTTCGAGTACCTTAGGGAAAAAATAGACAGGAACCGCACAGCCAAGGACCCTTCCACAAAAGAGACGCTTGAGTTCATCGGAGAGCAGATAAGATTTTTTAGCCTGCTTGCCCAGGAAGTCAAAAAGAAAATATATGAGCTCAATATAAAGAATAATCTCCGCCTTGCGTGAATTCTTATTTTGTCTGTATTTTTAATTTGTTTTTTTGGCCAGTTGGCCCTTTCCATAGGGAACAATCTTTAGGAATTCTTCTGGATTTATGGTCTTTATTGCTTCCTTGTCGCCTTTTGCTGCCTGATTGATCAATTCTTCTTTTATCGCTTCTCCAAGCTCTTTTCCTTCAAGGGATCCGGGTACAATCTCCACGAAATATTTTGCATTTCTTTCAACAGATTTTTTGACCCCCCTCAGCACATTGAGGTTTTCATCTAAGCCAAGCGCAATACCCAGGTCAACTCTCAGGAAGTTTCTCTTTCCGTAAATCATGAACGAGCCCTTTGTGAGGTACTCTCCTGGCCGGGGAGTTTTTGAGACTTGGTCAGGCGTAACCCAGTATATGTCTGCGACGCCGAGCCGCGAAATCCAGAACCGGGAATTGCTTGCAGTAAACTGTGCCGCTTCAGCGATTGCCTCTTTGCTCACAGTTCTGCCTTCACTTCGGATTACCCCGAATGGCGAGCCGGGAATATGTGCGTGAAGGACAATGTCTGACTTCTTGCAGTATTTTTTTATCAAAAGCTCGTTGGTTGTTGCATCCTTTCCGATGATTACGAGAAAGCCGTCAGAAGTCGTGAAGTTCTTGAACTGGTCGAACCATTCCTGCTTTTTTGCCTGCTTAAATCGTGCGGGGGCTTTTGCACTTTGGGTTTTTTCCATCCAGTCGCGCGTCTTTGATATCTTTTCTCTGGCTTTTTTTGACTTCTGGAAATATTCGTCCATTGTTTTTTTCGCGCCCTTTGAGACATTTATCCGAAATGAGACACCTTCTGTCTGGAATTCCGCTTCTCCGGATTTTTCGTTTACCCTGACAAGCGGCACAGTTATCTTTTTTTCACTCTTCCACACAGACAGGGCTTTTTCAATTTCAGAGATGTTTTCGAATATGGCTTTCGCGCTTTTTGCGTATTCTTCAGTTTCTCTTTCGTGTTTTTTCAGGGATTTATCCCTGCCGGATTTTATGACTTCCTCTTTTGTAAGGTTCTTCTCGCGGTAAGCTTCTTCGATTGCTCTTGACAGCGTGGGATATTTTGAGCAGTTTTCGCCATCCGCCCGGAGCTCTATTGGCGACACCAAGGGCTCTTTTCCAAGGTATATCCTGGGCGAGAGCTTTCTTTCAAGCAGGGCCCTGATGCAGGTTTTGGTTTCAGAGAGTTCCCTTGCGTAATCTTTTCCGATATGAAGGCCTGAGGCGAGCGTTTTCTCGTCGAAAATTCCTTCAAAATCCTCGAGGTTCGGGGACGGCGGAAAAATGTATTTTTCTTTTGGCAGAACCTTACGGTCACGAAACTCCCTTGTATTTAGCGCAGTTATTATCGTGAAGACCTTGTCGCAGAGAATTATGTTTCCTTTTCCAATGAATTCCAGAACAAGCTCGTAGCCGGGAAGCGAGAGAATTAGGATTTTGTTGAATCGGTCCTGCCGGACTCCAAGGAGAGTGAGGTTTTTTATTTTTTGCATCAGGAAATTGCAGAAGCCATCCGGCTCTCCCAGGCAGGCATGTTGCGTAAGGTAGCAAAATGATTTTCCTACCACCAGATTTTCCTGCGCTTTGCCTTTGGACTTAAACTCTATGCAGATGTTCTCACTTCTTTTTATGTCCTTGATGCTTGAGCCCTCCAAAACCTTAAGCTCGAGCGCCAGGTAATGGAAATCAATTGGAGTAAGTCCCATAATTCATTCTACCGGTATTTTATTGCTCAGCCCTCCAGGCAATTATAGTATATCCTATATTTTCTAAGCGATTTAATTATGGTTTCTCCAGAATCTGGCTCAAGCTCTTCGGGAAGGCACCGGCTTTATTCGGCAGACATTCTTGAAAAGGCGCCTACAGTGAGGGCAAGGACATTTGAGCTCGCAGGGCTCTACACTCTCAAGGAAACTTACCTTAATGCTGGAATACAGGATTCCACTCTTGACAGGACTCTCTCGGACCTCGAAAAGCAGCTTAGGGGCTACTCGGTTCCGGGTGGGCCTGACCTTGTTGCAATAGCCAAAGATATGCACTTTTACGGAATTATTGAGCCAGAAAAGCCAAAAGTGGTTTCGGGCAATTTTTCGGAAGCTGAAGCTTCAGTTCCCGAAGAAAAAAAGCTCTGGGAGAATTACCAGTCCCGGTACAAGGGCGCGATGCTGCCTAAGGAAGAGCGGCTTATTGCAAGGCAGGAAGAGCTTCTGGCAAGAGCTAGGAGTAGCCCCGACATACAGGCATACATACTTCTCG
This sequence is a window from Candidatus Aenigmatarchaeota archaeon. Protein-coding genes within it:
- a CDS encoding NAD(P)/FAD-dependent oxidoreductase, producing the protein MADVIVVGGGPGGATVAKEIAKNGFSVALYEKRQEIGAPKRCAEGVALIDLKNLGLEVPQNCIRQGINGSVAYAPNGNSIEMAFDEIGGYILERKVFDKWLCEEAARAGAKIQAKTDITEVIKENGKVCGVKGTFMGEPFEERCKVLVAADGIESRVSRMAGLDTTCSPLLTDSGVQFEMAGIKISDPNKLHLFFGTKVAPRGYVWIFPKGKDVANVGIGIIGRSDVPAIDYLKRFIEQNEGLKNGSILEVNAGGIPVGGLLKKMNLDNFLVVGDAAHQVSPIHGGGIVEAQYAGRIAGEVIIEALKKNDTSEESLESYNARWWAERGNDLKNMEKIRELLEVMSDCDLDFLADNLTPEHLLEISMGKGLGFLAKIVIKRPQLMKYIGKLI
- a CDS encoding GNAT family N-acetyltransferase is translated as MKIRKAESRDIETLSVIENKLSRTHETLDSAYTLAENDVVEKETKHYLEMLLADKNCLVLVAEEESTVVGYLTACLECRPKIFQENLAGKIFSIYVERKSRGQGLAKKLLDVACQWMKENKAPNAEISVSAHNKEGLAFWDSQGFKTTSMRKRKPL
- a CDS encoding NFACT family protein — its product is MGLTPIDFHYLALELKVLEGSSIKDIKRSENICIEFKSKGKAQENLVVGKSFCYLTQHACLGEPDGFCNFLMQKIKNLTLLGVRQDRFNKILILSLPGYELVLEFIGKGNIILCDKVFTIITALNTREFRDRKVLPKEKYIFPPSPNLEDFEGIFDEKTLASGLHIGKDYARELSETKTCIRALLERKLSPRIYLGKEPLVSPIELRADGENCSKYPTLSRAIEEAYREKNLTKEEVIKSGRDKSLKKHERETEEYAKSAKAIFENISEIEKALSVWKSEKKITVPLVRVNEKSGEAEFQTEGVSFRINVSKGAKKTMDEYFQKSKKAREKISKTRDWMEKTQSAKAPARFKQAKKQEWFDQFKNFTTSDGFLVIIGKDATTNELLIKKYCKKSDIVLHAHIPGSPFGVIRSEGRTVSKEAIAEAAQFTASNSRFWISRLGVADIYWVTPDQVSKTPRPGEYLTKGSFMIYGKRNFLRVDLGIALGLDENLNVLRGVKKSVERNAKYFVEIVPGSLEGKELGEAIKEELINQAAKGDKEAIKTINPEEFLKIVPYGKGQLAKKTN
- a CDS encoding 4Fe-4S binding protein, producing the protein MMVVWNKEKCLRCGGCVGVCPKAALGLKESGLLVDVQKCVNCGICASFCPVRALKLE